From the Candidatus Peribacteria bacterium genome, one window contains:
- a CDS encoding DUF2200 domain-containing protein, translating to MKQPDPTKKPRVFTMSFARIYPMYIAKAEKKGRTKKEVDACICWLMGYTQKELDSQLKKEKDLETFIAEAPDLNPLRSLIKGVVCGVRVEDIEDPTMQTMRYMDKLIDELAKGRPMEKILRKE from the coding sequence ATGAAGCAACCAGACCCCACCAAAAAACCCCGCGTCTTCACCATGAGCTTCGCGCGCATCTACCCGATGTACATAGCGAAGGCGGAGAAAAAAGGACGCACGAAAAAAGAAGTCGACGCGTGCATCTGCTGGCTGATGGGCTACACACAGAAAGAACTCGACAGCCAACTGAAGAAAGAAAAAGACTTGGAAACATTTATTGCAGAAGCTCCGGATCTGAATCCTCTACGATCTCTCATCAAAGGTGTTGTGTGCGGCGTGCGGGTGGAAGATATTGAAGATCCGACCATGCAGACCATGCGCTATATGGATAAGCTGATTGATGAACTGGCAAAAGGCAGGCCGATGGAGAAGATTTTGCGGAAGGAATAA